A single window of Malus sylvestris chromosome 5, drMalSylv7.2, whole genome shotgun sequence DNA harbors:
- the LOC126621295 gene encoding probable galacturonosyltransferase 3 isoform X1, with product MEVLPRTSASFASLLILCISLVAFHCDLVGADVSDATTRQRDISKYRSLCDCEQCRDSKGEGASSVIGASTLPDEKNIDIIATYSNNLGAVQISRVRMGDLSASWVLENPIDGKQEHPKSFQMVEDSSQSGMIFEEKTQHPTDDHQSGEGELPYPRLSSMSPVKLKRRVMRQERRNLRTAELIGKDTEANNQMAAAAIERSNDFDPLVKGKYSIWRSDYESPNSDSTLKLMQDQIIMAKAYANIAKSKNETDLFNSLMKHLKLSQHAIGEASSDLELHSSAFNRAKAMGRVLSAAKDKLYDCLTVERKLRAMLQSTEEKVNDLKKKSAFLIQLAAKIVPKPLHCLPLQLASDYFLLGYHNREDANKEKLEDPSLYHYAIFSDNVLATSVVVNSTVVHAKEPNKHVFHVVTDKLNYAAMRMWFIVNPPAGGATVQVENIDDFKWLNSSSCSVLRQLESARLQEYYFKANDPSSLSIGSDHLKYRNPKYLSLLNHLRFYLPDVYPKLDKILFLDDDIVIQKDLTPLWSVDLQGNVNGAVETCKESFHRYDKYLNFSNPLISANFDPHACGWAYGMNIFDLKEWRKRNITGIYHRWQDMNEDRTLWKLGTLPPGLITFYNLTYPLDRGWHALGLGYDPALNQTAIKNAAVIHYNGNYKPWLDLAISKYKAYWSKYVMFDNPYLRLCRISE from the exons ACAAAGAGATATCAGTAAATACCGATCGCTCTGTGATTGCGAGCAATGTCGAGATAGCAAG GGAGAGGGTGCATCTTCTGTCATTGGAGCCAGCACTCTTCCAGATGAAAAG AATATTGACATAATTGCAACATACAGCAACAATCTTGGAGCTGTGCAAATTAGTAGGGTTAGAATGGGGGACCTATCTGCTTCCTGGGTCTTGGAAAATCCTATTGATGGAAAGCAGGAACATCCAAAGAGTTTTCAG ATGGTGGAGGATTCATCTCAATCTGGAATGATATTTGAAGAAAAGACTCAGCATCCTACAGATGATCATCAATCTGGAGAAGGTGAACTCCCATATCCTCGTCTATCATCAATGAGCCCAGTGAAGCTCAAGCGTCGG gtaatgaggCAAGAAAGGAGGAATCTTCGGACCGCAGAGTTGATAGGAAAAGATACAGAAGCTAATAACCAGATGGCTGCAGCAGCAATTGAACGATCAAATGACTTTGACCCCCTAGTCAAGGGAAAGTACAGCATATGGAGGAGTGATTATGAAAGCCCAAATTCTGATTCAACCTTGAAACTTATGCAGGACCAGATCATAATGGCCAAAGCTTACGCAAACATTGCCAAGTCTAAGAATGAAACCGATCTTTTTAATTCTCTCATGAAACACCTTAAACTCAGTCAGCATGCTATTGGAGAAGCAAGTTCAGACCTTGAGCTTCATTCAAG TGCATTTAATCGAGCAAAAGCAATGGGCCGTGTTCTCTCCGCGGCGAAGGACAAACTATATGACTGCCTCACTGTGGAAAGGAAGTTAAGAGCCATGCTTCAGTCAACTGAAGAGAAAGTAAATGATTTGAAGAAAAAGAGTGCATTCTTGATTCAGCTTGCTGCAAAAATAGTCCCTAAACCGTTACATTGCCTTCCTCTACAACTTGCATCTGACTATTTCTTGTTGGGTTATCATAATAGAGAGGATGCGAACAAAGAAAAGCTTGAGGATCCTTCTCTCTACCACTATGCCATATTTTCTGATAATGTTTTAGCAACATCAGTGGTTGTTAATTCTACCGTAGTGCATGCGAAGGAACCCAACAAGCATGTTTTTCATGTAGTCACTGACAAACTAAATTATGCTGCTATGAGAATGTGGTTTATTGTCAACCCTCCTGCAGGAGGAGCAACAGTCCAGGTTGAAAACATTGATGATTTCAAGTGGCTGAATTCTTCTTCGTGTTCTGTTCTCCGTCAACTTGAATCTGCCAGACTTCAAGAATATTATTTCAAGGCAAATGATCCTTCTTCCCTCTCTATTGGTTCTGACCATCTCAAATATCGGAATCCAAAATATTTGTCCCTGCTGAATCATCTGAGATTCTATCTTCCTGATGTTTACCCGAAGCTGGATAAGATCCTATTTCTGGATGATGATATTGTCATTCAGAAGGATTTGACACCTCTTTGGTCTGTTGATCTTCAAGGGAATGTAAATGGTGCAGTAGAGACCTGTAAAGAGAGCTTCCATCGGTATGATAAATATCTCAACTTCTCAAATCCATTAATCTCTGCGAACTTCGATCCCCATGCTTGTGGCTGGGCATATGGCATGAATATCTTCGACTTGAAGGAGTGGAGGAAGCGAAACATCACTGGAATATATCATCGTTGGCAAGACATG AATGAGGATAGAACTCTTTGGAAACTTGGGACATTGCCACCAGGACTTATAACTTTTTACAACCTGACCTATCCGCTGGATCGGGGTTGGCATGCGTTGGGACTCGGCTATGACCCGGCCCTCAACCAAACAGCGATAAAGAACGCAGCTGTGATCCATTACAATGGAAACTACAAGCCATGGTTGGATCTAGCTATTTCAAAATACAAGGCATACTGGTCAAAATATGTAATGTTTGATAACCCTTACCTTCGACTTTGTAGAATCAGTGAATAA
- the LOC126621295 gene encoding probable galacturonosyltransferase 3 isoform X2 yields MYLMLQRDKEISVNTDRSVIASNVEIARERVHLLSLEPALFQMKSNNLGAVQISRVRMGDLSASWVLENPIDGKQEHPKSFQMVEDSSQSGMIFEEKTQHPTDDHQSGEGELPYPRLSSMSPVKLKRRVMRQERRNLRTAELIGKDTEANNQMAAAAIERSNDFDPLVKGKYSIWRSDYESPNSDSTLKLMQDQIIMAKAYANIAKSKNETDLFNSLMKHLKLSQHAIGEASSDLELHSSAFNRAKAMGRVLSAAKDKLYDCLTVERKLRAMLQSTEEKVNDLKKKSAFLIQLAAKIVPKPLHCLPLQLASDYFLLGYHNREDANKEKLEDPSLYHYAIFSDNVLATSVVVNSTVVHAKEPNKHVFHVVTDKLNYAAMRMWFIVNPPAGGATVQVENIDDFKWLNSSSCSVLRQLESARLQEYYFKANDPSSLSIGSDHLKYRNPKYLSLLNHLRFYLPDVYPKLDKILFLDDDIVIQKDLTPLWSVDLQGNVNGAVETCKESFHRYDKYLNFSNPLISANFDPHACGWAYGMNIFDLKEWRKRNITGIYHRWQDMNEDRTLWKLGTLPPGLITFYNLTYPLDRGWHALGLGYDPALNQTAIKNAAVIHYNGNYKPWLDLAISKYKAYWSKYVMFDNPYLRLCRISE; encoded by the exons ACAAAGAGATATCAGTAAATACCGATCGCTCTGTGATTGCGAGCAATGTCGAGATAGCAAG GGAGAGGGTGCATCTTCTGTCATTGGAGCCAGCACTCTTCCAGATGAAAAG CAACAATCTTGGAGCTGTGCAAATTAGTAGGGTTAGAATGGGGGACCTATCTGCTTCCTGGGTCTTGGAAAATCCTATTGATGGAAAGCAGGAACATCCAAAGAGTTTTCAG ATGGTGGAGGATTCATCTCAATCTGGAATGATATTTGAAGAAAAGACTCAGCATCCTACAGATGATCATCAATCTGGAGAAGGTGAACTCCCATATCCTCGTCTATCATCAATGAGCCCAGTGAAGCTCAAGCGTCGG gtaatgaggCAAGAAAGGAGGAATCTTCGGACCGCAGAGTTGATAGGAAAAGATACAGAAGCTAATAACCAGATGGCTGCAGCAGCAATTGAACGATCAAATGACTTTGACCCCCTAGTCAAGGGAAAGTACAGCATATGGAGGAGTGATTATGAAAGCCCAAATTCTGATTCAACCTTGAAACTTATGCAGGACCAGATCATAATGGCCAAAGCTTACGCAAACATTGCCAAGTCTAAGAATGAAACCGATCTTTTTAATTCTCTCATGAAACACCTTAAACTCAGTCAGCATGCTATTGGAGAAGCAAGTTCAGACCTTGAGCTTCATTCAAG TGCATTTAATCGAGCAAAAGCAATGGGCCGTGTTCTCTCCGCGGCGAAGGACAAACTATATGACTGCCTCACTGTGGAAAGGAAGTTAAGAGCCATGCTTCAGTCAACTGAAGAGAAAGTAAATGATTTGAAGAAAAAGAGTGCATTCTTGATTCAGCTTGCTGCAAAAATAGTCCCTAAACCGTTACATTGCCTTCCTCTACAACTTGCATCTGACTATTTCTTGTTGGGTTATCATAATAGAGAGGATGCGAACAAAGAAAAGCTTGAGGATCCTTCTCTCTACCACTATGCCATATTTTCTGATAATGTTTTAGCAACATCAGTGGTTGTTAATTCTACCGTAGTGCATGCGAAGGAACCCAACAAGCATGTTTTTCATGTAGTCACTGACAAACTAAATTATGCTGCTATGAGAATGTGGTTTATTGTCAACCCTCCTGCAGGAGGAGCAACAGTCCAGGTTGAAAACATTGATGATTTCAAGTGGCTGAATTCTTCTTCGTGTTCTGTTCTCCGTCAACTTGAATCTGCCAGACTTCAAGAATATTATTTCAAGGCAAATGATCCTTCTTCCCTCTCTATTGGTTCTGACCATCTCAAATATCGGAATCCAAAATATTTGTCCCTGCTGAATCATCTGAGATTCTATCTTCCTGATGTTTACCCGAAGCTGGATAAGATCCTATTTCTGGATGATGATATTGTCATTCAGAAGGATTTGACACCTCTTTGGTCTGTTGATCTTCAAGGGAATGTAAATGGTGCAGTAGAGACCTGTAAAGAGAGCTTCCATCGGTATGATAAATATCTCAACTTCTCAAATCCATTAATCTCTGCGAACTTCGATCCCCATGCTTGTGGCTGGGCATATGGCATGAATATCTTCGACTTGAAGGAGTGGAGGAAGCGAAACATCACTGGAATATATCATCGTTGGCAAGACATG AATGAGGATAGAACTCTTTGGAAACTTGGGACATTGCCACCAGGACTTATAACTTTTTACAACCTGACCTATCCGCTGGATCGGGGTTGGCATGCGTTGGGACTCGGCTATGACCCGGCCCTCAACCAAACAGCGATAAAGAACGCAGCTGTGATCCATTACAATGGAAACTACAAGCCATGGTTGGATCTAGCTATTTCAAAATACAAGGCATACTGGTCAAAATATGTAATGTTTGATAACCCTTACCTTCGACTTTGTAGAATCAGTGAATAA